The following proteins come from a genomic window of Triticum aestivum cultivar Chinese Spring chromosome 6A, IWGSC CS RefSeq v2.1, whole genome shotgun sequence:
- the LOC123131399 gene encoding barwin — MAGRAVLSAVLLCMAAAMAAGQSASNVRATYNFYNPEKINWDLNTASAYCATWDAGMSFAWRSKYGWTAFCGPAGPTGQASCGKCLQVTNTATGAQITARIVDQCSNGGLDLDHDTVFSKIDTNGLGMQQGHLTVNYQFVDCGDN; from the exons ATGGCCGGACGAGCGGTACTGTCGGCGGTCCTGTTGTGCATGGCGGCCGCCATGGCCGCGGGGCAGTCGGCGTCAAACGTGCGCGCCACCTACAACTTCTACAACCCAGAGAAGATCAACTGGGACCTCAACACCGCCAGCGCCTACTGCGCCACATGGGACGCCGGCATGTCCTTCGCCTGGCGCTCCAAGTATGGCTGGACCGCCTTCTGCGGGCCTGCCGGGCCCACCGGCCAGGCATCCTGTGGCAAGTGCCTCCAG GTGACGAACACGGCGACCGGCGCACAGATTACAGCGAGGATCGTCGACCAGTGCAGCAACGGCGGCCTGGACCTGGACCACGACACGGTGTTTAGCAAGATCGACACCAACGGGCTGGGTATGCAGCAGGGCCACCTCACCGTCAACTACCAGTTCGTCGACTGTGGCGACAACTAA